The Saccopteryx leptura isolate mSacLep1 chromosome 2, mSacLep1_pri_phased_curated, whole genome shotgun sequence genome has a window encoding:
- the DYNLL1 gene encoding dynein light chain 1, cytoplasmic yields MCDRKAVIKNADMSEEMQQDSVECATQALEKYNIEKDIAAHIKKEFDKKYNPTWHCIVGRNFGSYVTHETKHFIYFYLGQVAILLFKSG; encoded by the exons ATGTGCGACCGAAAGGCGGTGATCAAAAATGCCGATATGTCGGAGGAGATGCAACAGGACTCCGTGGAATGTGCTACTCAGGCGCTGGAGAAATACAACATAGAGAAGGATATTGCGGCCCATATTAAGAAG GAGTTTGACAAGAAGTACAACCCCACCTGGCACTGCATTGTGGGGAGGAACTTCGGTAGTTACGTGACACATGAAACCAAACACTTCATCTACTTCTACCTGGGCCAAGTGGCCATTCTTCTGTTCAAATCTGGTTAA